DNA sequence from the Perca fluviatilis chromosome 4, GENO_Pfluv_1.0, whole genome shotgun sequence genome:
ttggggggtccctgacaaatatttttaacattaaaaatgattgtgaaaattataggtctttagtgacgttttatatttataacaataatttatttatttcctagcgCGATTGGGCAGCAATCAGGGCAGCTAATAGCATCACAGATTGCTGTTGTGGTCCTCCGgcgcatacagtacagtctatgGCGCAGACACGTATGTTATTGTTGAACGCGGCAAAAACGAAGCCTCACAAAGAGTGAAATCCCTAATGAAAATCCTGTAAGTGCTTCGATTATGTTTATATCTCCATAATAATTGCttattatagtaaaatatttggaGTTGGTGTTCCTATATCAAAAGTTGCATTAACTAACTTAGATACCCAGTGTAACGTAATGATTAGAAGAGTGCGTTTGTCAACGTTTCTTGCTAGCTGTATGTGTATGAAGCATAGGTATGAAGCCAAATAATCTGCCAGCTAACAGCAGACATATAGCAGTTAGACTAGTTATTCAAAGCTAGCATAACAACCTAATTGtccagtagggttgggtaccgaaactcggtgccaatagggaaccggtaccgacgtaaacggtagtaacgagaccgaataagaacaaaagttttggtgcctcatttcggtgcttgactttacaccacacctgacagcatgtaacgttagcctacctttagctagcagctggattaaacaccggtaaaatgctgacagctaacgttaaacagtgtaaagtgcgactgtatttcactgtggaggacttcaacagcgggatgtaacagtctgcactgcagcgcagcagcagccgttgtcggaattaaacaacacagacggtgcgttcactcgcagctgccgttgtcggaattaaacaacaaagACGGTgtattcacttaaaacaggtagcctcgtggtgcattcacagtatttgtaaaatacccttttcccatctggggttcaacagcaatttactggtgaaataagttattgttattgttatagttattacattattattaaatctttaattttgaccatggccttagcaataaacaagtcactgactgttgtttactacccttattttttttcttcttctttttatttttaactttattgaaaagtaccggttcaggcaccgtttaggcaccggcaccgttttaaaagtatcgatttagcaccggaatcgaaaaaaaaccaaacgatacccaaccctattgtCCAGTCAGTGATTTTGAATAATGtggttcttctttttttttttaaacgtgtccCTAAAGATTTTAGTTCAGGTTATAGATTGACTactttaaaacaaagtaaacCATCTAATACAGTCAATAGACATCATTATTATTCAATCCAGCGGCTAGTTGTTTTACAAATTCCATTAACATAAGGGATGAGAAATGCCATTTGTATTTGATCAAACCCTTTGAAGGTGCATGGTGCTGCCATAATGAGTACACCTGCTGGATTTAGGTAACTTAGTTAACTTCCTTGCTCAAGGAAAGAATGACCTGTTATCCACTTTGTCATGTCAGGGATTTATATAAGGTGCTGTAACTTTGTTGCTCCAGAATTAGAGGATTACCTGTTAGATTATAGCCAATCCACTTCTCCAGACACCACTACAATACTGGGACTAGcccaaaccatgaaaaacatCCCAAGACCATTATCCCACCTTCGAAATATGTCAATATAATTTTGCCTGCAGTATATAGTGGAGCAAGGTAGTCTTCAGTATcttttataattacattttaggggaCCCCCCAAGAGTCCTAAGTCATTTCGAACCCTGCTACTAACTATTTATATTAAACGTATTCCTCAGCAGAGGAGCTGTTCACAGCGAGCAGCTCTGATAGGAAGTCTAGCTAAACTCGGCCATCTTCAGTGTGTTTGCTGCCACCAGAAAAACTTCAGTTTATTACAATCTCACCAACAGCAGATGATTGTTTTAACGTCGAGTCCATGAACAAACATGTGGACCAGCTGGAAAACTGCTTTAAATGGGGCtctgatgtattttaaatacttttaaggGAGAAATGAGAGGGAAAAGCCGCTGAGCAGTGCTGTCCACGGCAGTAAAGAGGTGAGGTTTGGAGGCTCTAAAGACAAAATGCAGAGAGCATCAGAGCTCTGCGGGACTTCAACATGAGGACACACGAGTCCGCTATCAGCCCCGTCACTGTCAGACTGCAGCACTTCTCCCACATTTAGTTTGGAGGCTTTTATCAGTGAAGAGACTACACAAAGTGGCATCCAGACTGCTCAGAGGAGACACCGACCGGGATGGGCTGagtctccacggttctcatggtGTGTTTAAGTGCACCACCCTGCTATGTACTTTCCATCagtccagtcagactctctgTTTTGTGTTGAGAAGAAACAGAATCTTGATTAGAAAATGGCAGAAGTAGCTCCAGCCGCCTCGCCGGCCAAAGCAGCCAAGAAGAAGGTTTCCAAGCCGAAGAAGGCCGGCCCCAGCGTCAGCGAGCTCATCGTTCAGACTGTGGCCGCTTCCAAGGAGCGGAGCGGCGTGTCTGCGGCCGCCCTCAAGAAGGCTCTGGCTGCCGGAGGCTACGATGTGGACAAGAACAAGGCCCGTGTTAAGACCGCAATCAAGAGCCTGGTGGCGAAGGGGACTCCCCAGACAGCAACCCAACATtgaataaatattgattttccATCTGAATCATTTTATGGTTGATATTGAaatttcaatgcaaaataaatgttgaatcacCATTACCATATCGATGAAACCTGACGTTATTAATGTTGATGGCAACAACATTGGAACAACATTGATctatagttatctttatgatTGATTAAGCATTGATATTTGGTTTACCGGGCAATATTGCCAATGTGTTGAAAAGTCATTGATTTAGAGTTGACCAGGAAACGACCTCTTGTTGAAAAGCCATCGAAATATAGTTGACTGGGAAATATGACTGAAAACGCATTGATATATAGctgaccgggaaatatgattgaaaatgcaatgatatatagttgaccgggaaatattattgaaaatgcattgatatatagttgaccgggaaatatgattgaaaatgcattgattttTGGTTGGTAGATCATTGGGTGGTAGACCAACGTACTGCAACGGACACATCTCATTTCTGGACTCTTGGGGCGAATATGATCAGGTAAGCTTGCTAAATATGTAATGTTCGATATGAATGAATTGTACTAAATCAAATACTGTTACTCGTTAACATGATGGTTAGTGTCCATCATGCTTTTGGATTCTGCATCAGACATGGGGAGAGAcgtcatggctttcaaacgagcaaagtgtcagttggtcaaggccaggCTAGGCTATAAGCATACAAGCTTTCAAATGGTCCATCACTTTTTAACATCCTGGCTGTAGATAAAGCAGGATATTCATTATAGGCTATTTAATTTAGGGCATTACATTTTCATATGCCTAGCAATACTTTTCTATGGCTTAATAATGATTGAAATTCCATTGAAATCACGTTGATCCTTAGTTCagttgaaatttcaacattgtttCAATATTCCTGATAATTGAAACACCATTGAAATTCTGTTGATCTATGGACAGGATTTCAACGTTGTTTCAATATTAAAACAGGGTGCAAAATGATGTAGAATCAACATCAGAATTTGATGTTGTTTCAATGACTTAATGTTGACAACGGAATGTTGATTTAACATAGTTTCAATGACTGTTTGCTATCTGGGTCTGGTCCAGACCAAAGGGGCCGGAGCCTCCGGATCCTTCAAGATGAACAAGAAGGCTGTTGACACCAAGGCTAAGAAGCCGGTCAAGAAAGTCGCTCCTAAAGCCAAGAAGCCCGCAGCGACAGCTAAGAAGCCAGCAGCCGCGAAGAAGTCCCTGAAGAAGGCCAAGAAAGCCGCTGCAGTCAAGAAAGCAGCCAAGAGCTCCAATAAGGCCACAAAGAGCCCCAAGAAAGTGATCAAAAAGGCCCCAGCAGCAAAGAAAGCCCCCGCTAAGAAGGTTGGCAAGCCCAAAGTGAAGAAGGCAGCACCCAAGAAGAAGTGAGCTGTAGTCAGTCTCATTAAGAAacggctcttttaagagccaccAAATCCTCCTCAAagagcttttttctttttattctaaTCCTGTCATTAACAGCACACTTTAAATCAGAAGTAAACACAATGGTTATAATTTATTACGTCTTTACAATAAGAAGCCTGGCCTACTTAAACGAGGTATTTGTTTACCCTTtaaaatcccttttttttttttttatatacatcaCAATTGCTTCAAAATCCGAGTGAAAGTGAGCATCAACTTGTCTGTGGAAGTGCATTCAAATCTAAATTAAAATGGTTTCACACATGACTGTAAAAATTATcgttttattaaaataaaccaGTAAGGAAAATAAATCTTAATTTAAAAATTAGAAAttaaacttcattttataccaaaacaagaacacactttaaaaatgtttaaccaATGTGTACGCACAATTTTGATAATCcagtaaaaaacacacatattcaatcaatttaattaaaaaatgaaactGGATTATTTGTCTTTTAGATAATTCAAAAAAAGTTTTAGTTTTCAGTGTAGATTCGTGGGCAAATTTTATCAAATTAAACTGACATCTATATTTAAGTGAAGGTGTCTCAATACAAATAGTGGTTTAGAAACAGTAAATCTACTTCCAATAGAAAAACAGTTTGGCCATTAGAATCACACTATTAAacatcatttcttttttcaagtTACAAGTCTGATATCTAAAATAACATCAGCCTTGGGACGGTTACTTTGTGTAAGCGCATGCGCAGTCTCAGTCACAAAGCTCAGCCAATCCTGTACGAGCAACAGCACAGTTTTATTTGCATCACGCGAATATAAAGGAGGCGTCCGGAACGAGATTTTGTTATCCGTTTCAGGAGCTCCGATCCGAAGCGAAGATGCCAGCAGAAGCCACCGTGAAAGCGCCCAAGAAGGGTTCAAAGAAAGCCGTGACTAAGACCGCCGCCAAGGGCGgcaagaagaggagaaagagcaggaaggagagctacGCCATCTACGTCTACAAGGTGCTGAAGCAAGTACATCCCGACACCGGCATCTCCTCCAAGGCTATGGGCATCATGAACTCTTTTGTGAGCGACATCTTTGAGCGCATCGCCGGTGAGGCCTCCCGTCTGGCCCACTACAACAAGCGCTCCACCATCACTTCCAGGGAGATCCAGACCGCCGTGAGGCTGCTGCTGCCCGGGGAGCTGGCCAAGCACGCCGTGTCTGAGGGCACCAAGGCCGTCACCAAGTACACCAGCTCCAAGTAAACCATCCCGCTGCTGTAATCTACTAAACCAacggctcttttaagagccacgcacttttttcttaaaaagcaaagtttcatttaaattcatagATTTGTGATCTTTGATTTATCAAATTTCCtgttaatatttaattaaatattaagtAACATTCTTCATAATTGTCTTAAATATAAACTGCTGTCTTGATTTGTTGTATCTCCCTTCTTTCAATGGGTCAGAGaaatattatttcagttgtcTAGCACATAATGCAGAATTGACATTAAAGTTGACCTGCCAATAAAGGAAAATCCCCTTGTAATTTTCAGAAATGTACTACATAAAATTGGGTTTTTATAATGGGCTTTTCATAATTACTTTGTCTTACAGTGCTTTGAGTCTTAGCCTTGCATTGTTCTATTATTGGTAGACTTCACGTTTAGGCTACTAGTGTTTTAACTCTATAGCTGTGAACAGAtacaccagaggcctgtactacgaagcaagatcaacatgccctggatctcTAAGTTATccagcttcacctaacctaacaaccgcagtcccgcataagctgtaaCGCGACGCTgtttatcaactagttcagtcaatcCAGTGGCGCGcgtgcgttcacataaaagaggtggTGTTTGCACAGGacaaccaatcgcaaacatctaccagagccgcatattttatataagaagagcaaattataattctacataaataagaacacagacacggttttacagataaaacgcaatacagtcgctgcttgctaaaacaggaggaaagcTTGCAGTACgtagatgcgtaaatcacaacacttatcaatatcacttcctcattaGTCATGAcaaagatctgaccataattacacttgtgctttccataaactgtcgttgctttagcctattatttcagttgcaaacctggcagtggaagcgatcgtgagagcaaatgaaacatataaaaacatgaaCCTGAAATTAGCTCGCTatcgccaaatcctgcttcgtagtacaggcctctgctcAAAGTAAACCTGCTATCAAACCAACAACACAGCTCtgttaaaatgctcatattatgctttttggattTTCTCCTTAACCTTTGTTATATACCTTTTTTTTGGTACACCTTTTATTAAGAGCCACACTTCTTTTAAGAGCATAGTTTCATTCAATCATGCCATTTTTTAACTATCTACGAATATTTTTTGATGTAGTGAAAGTTCCTTAATATCTCCATAGTCATGGGCATGATAATGTCTTTGTTATTGCTTGTGTCTTACAGTTCTATTACACCATAGACTTGACAATAGTATTATTTTACAGCAAAGCACACAAACGGTCCCCCAGCTGTGATCTACTAAACCAacggctcttttaagagccacgCTTCTTCTAAGAGAGCACAGTGTCATTTAATTATGTTTATATGAAAACAAAGTACCCATGAATTGTGTCACTAAATGGTTTTACATGTACAGTAAAGAAAGGTCATTGTAATCTCCATAATGTGCaatacttaatgtgtatttattaATATAATGGGCATTATTTGGTCTATATCATTGCTTTTGTGTCATACTTGGTTCTACTTCTTGTAGACTTTACATTTAGGctactattttgtttttactctATAACTGTGACCAGCTTGCCGTGTCCGAGGGCACCATGAAGGCCGTCACGATGTACACCAGCTCCAAGTAAACCGTCCCGCTGCTGCAGTCCACTAAACCAACAGCTCTTTAAAGAGACAGACACGTCttattaaagagcaattatGTGTTTGGATACAAAGTATCCaagaatgttttcagttatcGCTTTTTACATTAGTTTTCTATTGTATACTTTGTTTTTGCCCAACATTTGTGCtattatatattgtgtatcTTATCTTTCTTAATTGTATATAAtactatttgtttttataaatgttgtACCTGTCCTTATTACACATATGTACCACTTACAGTTGGGTTTTTATAATCATAATCTTACATGGTCTTTATCATTGCTTCATTGCTTTGTGTCTTACTTTGTTCTATTACTTGTAGACTTTACATTTAGGCAACTATAGTGGTTTTACTCTATGGCTGTCAACAGATAGACCAGCTTGAAGTAAACCTGCTGTCAGACCAACatgtgcaggatgaatagtacgaagagcagtagaatctggctatgtataggtgtaattacagtatgcacatctgtaaataaataaatagaacagtATGGGTGGGGTAGGGTAGTGCAATTTG
Encoded proteins:
- the LOC120557052 gene encoding histone H1-like; this translates as MAEVAPAASPAKAAKKKVSKPKKAGPSVSELIVQTVAASKERSGVSAAALKKALAAGGYDVDKNKARVKTAIKSLVAKGTLVQTKGAGASGSFKMNKKAVDTKAKKPVKKVAPKAKKPAATAKKPAAAKKSLKKAKKAAAVKKAAKSSNKATKSPKKVIKKAPAAKKAPAKKVGKPKVKKAAPKKK
- the LOC120557049 gene encoding histone H2B-like, with amino-acid sequence MPAEATVKAPKKGSKKAVTKTAAKGGKKRRKSRKESYAIYVYKVLKQVHPDTGISSKAMGIMNSFVSDIFERIAGEASRLAHYNKRSTITSREIQTAVRLLLPGELAKHAVSEGTKAVTKYTSSK